Sequence from the Primulina huaijiensis isolate GDHJ02 chromosome 16, ASM1229523v2, whole genome shotgun sequence genome:
aagtgaagaaaaaaatccaaCTTTCTTCTAGGCAAAAGCTCTAGAAATAGATAAATAGAAATAAATCTATCATATGATTATATGAAACATTTAAAAGCTAGAAACGTGGAAAATAAAACCAGATTTCAAACAGATGGAAAACGAATTAAATAAGTATTTCCCTTTTTTCCAGCACACACAGATTCAGACTTACCGAGTCCAAATAAAAGCACCCACTTCAGATCTTCAAACGCATACAAAAGTTTCCgttaatttcattttaaataaaaaaataaaaaacggaCCTGCATGGAATCCGCGTGGTTTGATCCACGATCCAAACTATTAATCTTTCGTTTCTTATTCGACCCCTCCTGATCATCAGAATTTGGGTCAGAATCCGATCCAGAACCCGAAGCATAATCCCGCGAACGCCGCCTGTTATTCTGTTGTTTCTGATCAATGTCCTCTCCATTGGATTCAGGCAACCGAACAACCAGCTTGACTTTCTTCTCCTTCCTCTCGTCTTCATCCTCTTCATAGAATTCATTCAAATTGTTCAAACTATGGCTCCTGCGAGCGGGTCGGCGGTCGCTGGATGGGTAGGCAACATAATTAATTGGTTTTGTTGGGGTAGATTGGAGGTAAGAAGCTTTAGGAGGGCGTCCTTTCTTCTTCCTATTCTTTAGCTTCAGCTCCGCCGTGGCTGCGGCGGTTTCAGCTACCTTACCCATCGTAATGGGAAGGCTCCCCTTGTCGCTTAGGTGTTAGTATTGTGTTACGACGTCGTTTATGTAAAGAAGCTTATCCGCATCATATACAGTTCAGAAAACTCCGTTATTCGGACAAGTTAGCGGGATCTACCCCCGCCATGTCAAACTAATCAGGGTTTACGATTTTATTTGGACGATTATAATTttgtaaatattaatttttcttatctgtcaattttttttaaaatttagtatatatatatatatatatttatatttatatttatatttaaaagcaAAGTAAAGGTTGATAACcattaaaataaacatgcattttctAATAATTGAAGTTGACCCATGCTACAATTTACGTCCATGAGGGAGCCTGAAATCATGAACATAGTGTTATAAAAGGGCTAACAGATTGATCTGACATAGATCCTCCAACGCTAAAGTTATAGATCAGGTTTATAATGAGAAAGACAGATGACAGACGCAATCAAAATATGAATATGGTGAATGTCAAATGAAACAATAAAGCCTActatttataaaagaaaaataaaaatagagacCACGCGTGTGAAATAGAAGACCACTGTCATAGAGCTCGCCTAGACAAGGTTCCAGATAAGTGTCATGCTTGTTCTAGGTAAGGAGCTCGCCCTCCTGGGCATGCTAATAGTTTGGAGCTCGCCTACTACAGTCCAGTATAGTTGTATTGACTACCTCTCATATTTCTTCTTTAGGAATGGCTGACTCTTCATTCCTCTATTAACTTTTTAGCATTTGACTTAAAATGCAATATACATAACTACACATATAAAAACCAAGGTTCTAAAAAATGTGAAACGCCCCGAAGCGCGGATATCGAGCTCCAAgtttttcaagcttaagcgagattagcatatgcttaagcgtgaaaaagcgttttttatctttagtgtaattgtaattatctcaaactaataaatagataaaataatacataaatatgataaatttaagtctgatgcattaattctcatatttatagaagcataaaaatctcaaaattataatttttatttgattttgcaactagaacacattaaaaatgttaaataatttgtcaaatcattatgagacacgcttaatcataattaaaattaaaaaataaacatttaaattataaacctaatttattattttaaaataaaaagacatactttcaaaataaaaaaattaaaaaataaatagatgtgaTTAATTGTGTTTAAGTACGTTTAATTAAACTCTTTAATTACACTTAATTCGGTCAACCTACCGTTTGACCGCTTTTTTCCGCTTTCTCCGAAGCGGGCGGGACGTTTTTGCCGAGCTTCAAACTTAAGCACGCTTAAGCGAGACTTAAGCggactttttagaacactgataaAAACTAGTTGTCATAATAAGGCGATTAAAAATTAGCAGTTATAAACTCTGAAAATATTTGTTAACGCTCAACTGACTTACATGAGATACTTCGGGTAAAAGCTTTTGTTCTGCCTCCGGTTGAGACTTATGAATATATTCTTGGTCTAAACGTGTTGGATAGACGACAGATCAAATTTTAGAGGAGCTTGGTGGAACAGGACCTATAAAATTCGACCGGGTTTAGGTCCCAACTCGGTTACACATAAATGTACGAGCTTGGAATATCCGGGTTGCGACTAGGGACCCAAACATGAGCAGTCTCGCTCTCCAATTATAAACTCAAAAAAGAATACTACATTAATACAAAATAATACATAGTTTCCACAGTAAAAGAATTTCGATTTACCCATGTCATTAATAACATAACTAAAAGAACATTTCGTATGAAAGGCGGGTGGATTAGTGCAAGACCACCATTGAGTTTTGAATACATCGGAAGGACTCTCTCCCATTAAAAATCGATAGAGACTCGGATATTAAAAGAAAGAACAATAACAACTTGTTCATGTTCTCACGTCGCATAAACGGGTTGATTCAGGTAGGAGTCTCACATATTTGGTAAAAGCTCCACAAGCACAAAGCCAAACATCAACAATATAGCGAGCTAAAACTTGTGGTAACATGGATTGGCAACACTATTGAATCACTTGGAAATACCACCATAATAGAAGTATCAGTAGCTCTAATAGGTCAAAAAAGCTACAAAATCAAATCCCAATTTTAAAACGTCTACTTCATGTGACTAAGAACCTTTACAATACCAGAAATTGCCAAATGTACTAACAAAAGTTGAtgttaagaaattaaaatttctgTAATCGACCACCAAAAGAGCCTTCTAAGAGATTTCACCACCACCTAGTGCTTAGTCGTCTTCTTCTTCATCCTACATTGAACGAAAAAATTCATCAGTAGTGGCTAGGCTTCATAGTGTAATTGTGAAATGAAACTACGAAAACACAACATACATCTCCACTGCCATCCTCGTCGTCCTCGTCGTTAATTTCAGACTTGGACTTGTCAGAATCGTCATCACCACCTCCAGCCTATTAAAATAACAGGATATGTAatgatatcatatcatataacaAATGGAGGGGGAAAAAAAACTACACTGTGGGTACCAATTTTTTGTTGTAGGCTTCCATTTTCCGCTCATATTCCTCCTTCCTCTGTGCTGCCATTTCGACAAAAGGAGCTTTCTCCTGATATTTGAATTCATATGTTATCAtcaaaaacataatttaaaagtTAATTGCCAATACATAGACCTCAGAAATCTGTACTTACATCTCCATCCATTGACTTCCACTTATCACCACCAGCCTTTCCAATCTATAATAGTTCCATCAACCGTTTCAGGTCTCGTAAACAAAACTAGTTTCATTCTCATGTATATTTAACAAAGAAGAACCGACTAACCACAGCAACTGATTTAGTGTTGGGGTGTTTTTCCTTGTATTGCTTTCTGAAGTCCTCCCTGCACCCAATGATTTCACATTATACAACAGATTATCATATGAACATTGCAGGGAAAAGTATAAAATTCTAATTAATAAGTTGGTAAAGAAAAGTTTTAGGAAAATCCACGAAATGTCATTCACTGACATGAAAACGAAGAAAGCACTTGGAGGCCTCTTTGGCTTGTTGGGGTCCTTTGCCGCTTGTTTCTCCTTCTTCGTTTGCTTCTTCACTGCAAGCCTAGAGTGCAAACCAAAGAAATTAATCATAATTGATTAAATGTAACTAGAAaactaattaaaaaattgataaacaagtaaatcaatttttttctgACATGCATACTCATAAATGTTTATCAATCATCAGAAATCAACATAGCACAATGTAAAATCAAGCAAAAAAAAACAATCGTGACAAGAGAAACAAAAGGAGTTTCGACCCAAACTTACGAAACAAACGACCAAAGAATTGTGACGAAAACTCGAAGGCTGTGGAGGACCACTATAACAAACACCAATCACTAATTCTATCAAATTAAATgctaaaatataataaaatcgaaAACTAACGAGAAAATGAATCTCATAAATATACGCAGAACACTTTCAAGCTCGGCGATCTACAACCTCTATCTAAGAAATGacacaaaattatattttccagaaaaaagaaaaaaaacggAGAGAGACAGATAAAACAGcggaaggaaaaagaaaaagaaaaggaaaaagaaatctCTAGTCACCTGCCGTCGGCTTTCTTCGATTCAGCCTTCGATTTGCCCCCTTTCATGTTGAAAAACTGAGAAAACGAATAAAAAATCTGAGAAAACGAAATGTGAGAATCGTGCGAAACCGCATCAAGATAGACAGAAAATACCTGATAGGGTTAGGGTTTGCGAGGTTGGCAGCGGCTGAGACTGGCGGTAGTTTTTTTGGTTTGAGGAATGAAATCTGGGCCTGAAATACATAAAGGCGGGTCGGGTGTTACAGGCGGGACGCTTTTTTCATTTTATCGTACACCAAATCAAAGAtaactatttaaatattttttattaagcaAAAACTTGTCTGAGACTCTCTCATgaatcgtattttatgagacgaatctcttatttaggttatccatggaaaaatattactttttatgctaagaatattattttttattatgaatatcggtatggttgaaccgttttacagataaagattcgtgataccatctcacatgagacctgctctttttattatatttgaaggCGAAGCTAaccttaattttgaaattttatttaaaaataatttatctttCTGTCcactttttatataaaataaggatattactcaaattttttttaaatagaaaaaaatttgatttaaaataaaaaaatctactaTCGTCACCGATTATATTCAAACTCGTGTTCAAAAATATGAGCGTTCAACTCCTTAAGAATGCGGTtactgaaataaaaaaatggataaaaataattttaattgtcGATAGACtttctaattaaattattaaaatcaaaataacatGCCTATTTAGTTTATGTGATTTGGTCTCGAATGTTTTTGTGGCCAGTTTTGATTGTTTGATTTCCAAATTTAGTATTTCAAAAACTGAAAAACTGGGCAAAAAATTTGATGTAGAACTTTGTTTAAATGCTTTGAGATGGTAAAGACTGTAATATTCTTCATCAACATTAGAGGGCCGGACCCCTTCAAACTCAAAGGGGTATAGGAATTCACTTAAACAGAGAAAATTAAACCAACGCTTTTTATCGATATTTGTGTCGATGATCAATCTAAAAACATAATTTCACATGTGTCGATAATTCTTTTGCATGGATTTGTGAAATAGATTAAACTTTGGACATCGATCCGCATATCCTCTGATTCATTTCCAACAGGAGGAAGCACTGTGCCAATCAAGAACATTTTCGAAGTTATGATGAAATGCTTGCAATGGAATTCATTGGGCACTATCTCGCATATTTGATCGGAAGTATCAAACTCGTAGCCTGTTTGCTACATGTGCCGAAAGGAGAACCAAAAATTGCAACACAGAGAGCGTAGGACTTGTGCCATCAGTTCATCACCGAAGAAAGGTGTTTGTATGGCTGCTAAGATTTATTTGGGAGCCGCATCTGCAAGATAATCGGATTAAATATAACTGCTAACATGACAAACAGCG
This genomic interval carries:
- the LOC140961612 gene encoding HMG1/2-like protein, with amino-acid sequence MKGGKSKAESKKADGRLAVKKQTKKEKQAAKDPNKPKRPPSAFFVFMEDFRKQYKEKHPNTKSVAVIGKAGGDKWKSMDGDEKAPFVEMAAQRKEEYERKMEAYNKKLAGGGDDDSDKSKSEINDEDDEDGSGDDEEEDD